TGCGTCGACGAGAGGGCGGAGGGCCTGATGTACGACTTCGACCGTGAGACAGACCGGCACGGGACCTGGTCGGTCCAGTGGGACGGGATAGCGGACCGCTTCGGCGTCTCCGACCTGCTCCCCTTCACCATCTCCGACATGGACTTCGCCTCGCCTCCGGAGGTTCTTGCCGCCCTGCGCGACCGCGTCGACCACGGGGTCTTCGGCTACACGGACTGGCGGCTCGGCGACTTCCGGGACGCGATCCGGCACTGGTACGCGAGCCGGTACGCGACCGAGATCGACCCGGGCGCGCTGGTGTACGCGCCGTCCGTGCTCAACCAGCTGTCGCAGCTCCTGCGGATGTGGACGGAGCCCGGCGACGGCGTCGTCGTGCACACCCCCACCTACGACGGCTTCCGCAAGGCCGTCACCGGGCTCGGGCGCGAGCTGCGCGGCGTACCGCTCGGGGACCTCGACGCCCTGGAACGGGAGCTGGCCCGCCCCGACAGCCGGATGTTGCTGCTTTGCTCCCCGCACAACCCGACCGGCCGGGTGTGGACGGAGGAGGAGCTCGCCGCCTTCGCCGAGCTGGCGGAGCGCCACGGCGCGTCCGTCGTCAGCGACGAGATCCACGCCGACCTCACCACCGACGGCCACCGCCACGTCCCGTGGACGCGGGTGGCGGAGCCGGGCCGGGGCCGCCGCTGGGCGCTCGTCACCTCCGGCACGAAGGCCTTCAACTTCCCCGCGCTCTCCGGTTCGTACGGGATCCTCGGCGACCCCGACGCCCGCGAGGCCTTCGTCCGGCGCATGGAGACCGGCGAGGGCCTCGCCTCGCCCGCCGTCCTCTCGCTGACGGCCCACATCGCCGCGTACCGACAGGGCGCACCGTGGCTGGACGAGCTGCGCGGCTATGTCGCGGGCACGATGGAGCTGCTCCGGGAGCGGCTGGCCACGGGCCTGCCCGGCGTCGTCTGGGAGCCCCCGCAGGCCGGCTACCTCGCCTGGATCGACCTGCGGCCGCTCGGGATCGAGGAGACCCGGCTCCAGGAGGAGCTGGTGTCGGTGGAGAAGGTCGCGATCATGCCGGGCGGGGTGTACGGGACGCCGGGCTTCGTCCGGCTGAACGTGGGCTGCCCGAGGAAGAAGGCCGAGCGGGGCGTGGACGCGCTGATCCGGGCGGCGACCCGGCTGCGTACGGCCTGACCGAGACCGGTCGGGCGGGCGGCGGTCAGGCTCCGGATGGCCTGAGGCCGGGTCGTTCGGAGCGCGGTCGCGGCGGCTTCGCGGGACCATGCAGGCATGGGTGAGCGGGACGTACGGATGGCCTCGGGGACCGGCCGGTGGATCTTGTTCACGACCGTCCTCGGCTCCGGGATGGTGCTGCTGGACTCCACCGTCGTCAACGTCGCCCTGCCGCACATCGGCGAGGACCTGGACGCCGACCTCGGCGCGCTCCAGTGGACCGTCAACGCCTACATGCTGACGCTCGCCGGGCTGATCCTGCTCGGCGGGGCGCTCGGCGACCGGTACGGCCGCCGCCGGGTCTTCGTGATCGGGGTGGTGTGGTTCGCGCTGGCCTCGCTGCTGTGCGGGCTCGCGCCGAACACCGGGATCCTGATCGCGGCCCGTGCCCTCCAGGGCGTGGGCGGGGCACTGCTCACACCCGGATCGCTCGCGCTGATCCAGGCCAGTTTCCACGAGGACGACCGGGCCAAGGCGGTCGGTCTGTGGTCCGGCTTCGGCGGGGTGGGCGCGGCGGTCGGGCCGTTCGTCGGCGGCTGGCTGGTGGACGGGCCGGGCTGGCGGTGGGTGTTCCTCCTGAACGTGCCGCTCGCCGCCCTCTGCGTGCCCGTCGCCCTGCGTCATGTGCCGGAGTCGCGGGACGAGACCGCGCACGGCCGTTTCGACGTGCTCGGTGCGGTCCTGGGCGCGGCGGGGCTCGGGCTCGTGACGTACGCGCTGATCGGCGAGGCCTGGTGGGCGGGGGCGGTCGGGGTGGTGCTCGGGGCGGGGTTCGTGGTGGTGGAGCGGCGGCGCGGCGAGCGGGCGATGGCGCCCCCGTCGATCTTCGCGTCCCGGCTGTTCACGTCGGTCAATCTGGTCACCCTGTGCGTGTACGCGGCGTTCGGCGGCTTCTTCTTCCTGGCCGCGCTCCAGCTCCAGGTGGTCTCGGGCTACTCGGCGCTGGGCGCCGGTACCGCGCTGCTGCCGACGACCGTGCTGATGCTGCTGCTGTCGGCGAAGTCCGGGGAGCTGGGGGAGCGGATCGGGCCCCGGATCCCGCTCACGGTGGGGCCGCTGCTGTGCGCGGCGGGGATGCTGCTGATGCTGCGGGTCGGGGAGGACGCCTCGTACGTGCAGGACGTGCTGCCGGCCGTGACGGTGCTCGGTCTCGGCATGACGGCCCTGGTGGCCCCGCTGACCGCGACCGTCCTGGCCTCCGTGGACGTGGCCAGGGCGGGCCTGGCGAGCGGGATCAACAACGCGGCGGCGCGGGCGGCCGGACTGCTCGCGGTGGCCGCGCTGCCGCTGCTGGCGGGGATGGGCCCGGAGGCGTACCTCTCGGCGGAGGAGTTCGACGAGACCTTCCGGCGCGCGATGCCGATGTGCGCGGGGATCCTGGTGGTGGGGGCGGTGCTCGCCTGGACGACGATGCGCACCCCGGCCGTGGGAGCCACGTGCCACCCGGAGTGCCGGGTCCACTGCGGGGTGACGTCACCGCCGCTCGACCCGGGCGAGCGGGACGCCCCGGCCTGAGCCCCGGCACACCCCCTAGGGTGGTCCCCATGGCCATCCACGAGAACCTTCTGGGGGGACCGGCCCCCACCCACCTGCCCGACGACCCGGGGCCGCGCGAACTGCTCGCGAACGGTACGGCGCCGGCGGAGGTCGCCGCGCAGTACCCGACGTCTTCGCTCGCCTGGGCGCAGCTCGCCGACGACGCCTTCGAGGGCGGCCGGGTCGTCGAGTCGTACGCCTACGCCCGTACGGGCTACCACCGCGGCCTGGACTCGCTGCGCCGCAGCGGCTGGAAGGGCCACGGCCCGGTGCCGTGGGAGCACGAGCCGAACCGCGGCTTCCTGCGCGCGCTGCACGCCCTCGCCCGGGCGGCCGGCGCGATCGGCGAGAAGGAGGAGTTCGAGCGCTGCACGACCTTCCTGCGGGACTCCTCGGAGACCGCGGCGGAGACGCTCGGCTGACCTTCCTGTGACGTTCCCGACGGTCTTCCGAACGACCTGATCCATCCCGATTTTCCCCCGTCCCGCCGGGTCGGGGGAAAACGGGACACACCTCTCGTTGCGCCCGAGCACGTTCGAGGATGTTCGAAGAGGGCCGGTACGATCCCGGGGACCGCAGCACCGAGAACGCCGGTTTCCGAGGCCCCACTTCCTCTTCCCCCACACCGGCCGACGCAGGGGAGAAGACTGTCGTGGGCAAGCGTGCCGCACCCGCAGGACGGCGAGGGACACAGAGCCGCCGGCGGGGCAGAGGCAGACGCGGTCCCGTGCGCCGTCTCGCGCTGCCGGTCCTGGTCCTGATGACCGTCGCCCTCGGCGGCGGCGCGGCCCTCGCGCACTTCAACGGTCAGACGACCGACGACTCGGCCGCCCCCGCGCCGCAGGCGACGACCGCGACTGCGGATCCGACGACGGACGCACCCACCCCCCGGCCGACCACGGCGAAGCCGAAACCGAAGCCGAAGGCCACGACGGCGAAGCCGAAACCCAAGCCGACGCCGACGCCGAAGAAGACGACCGTGCCGAAGTCCGGCGCCGGGACCTTCACCACCGCGCAGGCCTCCGGTGACGCGGAGGGCACAGGCGGCTCGCTGCGCCGCTACCGCGTCCAGGTCGAGGACGGCATCGAGCTCTCGGCGCACTCGGCGGCCGCCGAGATCCAGCAGATCCTGGCCCATCCGCGCAGCTGGGCCGCGCACGGCCGGGGCCGTTTCCAGTTGGTCTCGCAGAACGCCGACTTCGTCATCCGGATCGCCACCCCGGACACGGCGGACGCCCTCTGCGCCCAGCAGGGTCTGAACACCCACGGCGAGCTGAACTGCGAGACCACCGACGGCGTCGTGGTGAACCTCAAGCGGTGGATGCTCGGCTCGCCGACCTTCGCGGGGGAGCCGGCCGAGTACCGGCACCTGATCATCAACCACGAGGTGGGGCACGAGATCGGCATCAGGCAGCACATGGGCTGCCCGGGTCCGGGCAAGCTCGCGCCGGCGATGATGCAGCAGATCAAGGGTCTGAACGGCTGCCGTTCGAACGCATTTCCGTATGACGAAGACGGGAGCTACATCACGGGCCCGATCGTGTCATGATGCCGTTGGGACGGCGCGCGACGAAGCACGCCTCCCGAGGGGACCGGGGCTCCCGTGCCGCAGGGAAGTACGCGCGGGCGGTGGAGCAGACCGCTACCCGGTAGTTCGTATCGAGGAGACAGAAATGTCACTCCCCCCGGGTTCTCCCCATTCCGGAGCCGGTTCGGTCGACCCGAACCTCGACTTCGCGGGTACCACGCCGTACGAGGACTACGTCCAGGCGGACGTCCTCACCCACCTCCAGCACCTCCGCTCGGACGACCCGGGCGAGATGGTCTTCCTGGTCACCACCCAGGTCATGGAGCTGTGGTTCACGGTCATCGTCCACGAGTGGGAGACCGCGAGCCGCGCCCTGCGCGAGGACCGCGTCCCCGTCGCGATGGACGCGCTCAAGCGCTCGGTGCGCGAGCTGGAGGCCCTGAACCACTCGTGGCGGCCGCTCGCCCAGCTCACCCCCGGCCAGTTCAACGCCTACCGGGCCGCGCTCGGCGAGGGCTCCGGCTTCCAGTCGGCGATGTACCGCCGCATGGAGTTCCTGCTCGGCGAGAAGTCCGCGTCGATGCTCGTCCCGCACCGGGGCGCGCCCCGCGTCCACGCCGAGCTGGAGAAGGCGCTCCAGGAGCCGAGCCTGTACGACGAGGTCCTCGGCCTGCTGGCCAGGCGCGGTCTGCCCGTGCCGCAGTCGGTCCTCGGCCGTGACCTCGCGCAGCGGTACGAGCCTTCCCCGGCGGTCGAGGCCGTCTGGGCCGGGATCTACGCGGACACCGACCAGAACACCGAGCTGGTCCGGCTCGGCGAGGCCCTCAGCGACGTCGCCGAGCTCGTCTGGCGATGGCGCAACGACCACCTGGTGGCGACCCGGCGCGCGATGGGCGCGAAGACCGGCACCGGCGGTTCGGCGGGCGTGGCCTGGCTGGAGAAGCGGGCCCAGAAGAACGTGTTCCCGGAGCTCTGGACGGCGCGCAGCCATGTCTGACCTCCTCAAGGGCAGGGCCCTGGAACTCGACGCCGCCGACGGCCTCGCGAAGTACCGCGAGAAGTTCGCCCTCGACGCCGGGACCGTCTACCTCGACGGCAACTCGCTCGGCGCGCTGCCCGCGCACGTCCCGGCCCGCATGGCCGACGTGATCACCCGTGAGTGGGGCGAGCTGCGCATCCGCTCCTGGGACGAGTCGGGCTGGTGGACCGCGCCCGAGCGGATCGGCGACCGGATCGCCCCGATCGTCGGCGCCGCCCCCGGGCAGATCGTGGTCGGCGACTCGACGAGCGTGAACGTCTTCAAGGCGGTCGTCGCCGCGGCCCGGATCAACGGCGACGAGCGGGACGAGATCCTCGTCGACGCGACGACCTTTCCCACGGACGGGTACATCGCGGAGTCCGCGGCGCGCATGACGGGTCACGAGATCGTGGCGTGCGACCCGGCCGACATGGCGGACGCAGTGAGCGACCGGACGGCCCTCGCGCTCGTCAACCACGTCGACTACCGGACGGGTCGGCTCCAGGACCTGCCGGGCCTCACCGCCGCGCTTCACGCGGCGGGCGCGCTCGCCGTCTGGGACCTGTGCCACAGCGCGGGCGCCCTGCCCGTCGGCCTGGACGCCCACGGGGTCGACCTGGCCGTCGGCTGCACCTACAAGTACCTGAACGGCGGCCCCGGTTCGCCCGCGTACCTGTACGTCGCCGAGCGCCACCAGGCGGCCTTCGACTCGCCGCTGCCCGGCTGGAACTCGCACACGGACCCGTTCGCGATGACCCCCGGGTACGAGGCGGCCGAGGGCGCCCTGCGGGGCCGCGTCGGGACGCCGGACATCCTCTCCATGCTGGCGCTGGAGTCGGCGCTCGACGTGTGGGACGGCGTCGCGATCGAGGACGTGCGCGCCAAGTCCCTCGCGTTGACGGACTTCTTCCTGGAGTGCGTCGCCGCCTACGCGCCCGCGGGCCGGGTCGTCCCGGTGACGCCGGGAGCGCGCGCCGAGCGCGGCAGCCAGACCGCGCTGAGCTGCGAGAACGCGCCCGCCGTGATGGCGGAGCTGATCAAGCGCGGGGTCGTCGGCGACCTGCGCCGCCCGGACGTGCTGAGGTTCGGCTTCACGCCGCTGTACGTGGGCTTCGCGGACGCGGAGCGCGCGGCCCGGATCCTCGCGGAGGTCCTGGCCGACCTCCCCGCCTGAGGGTGACCGTCCGATGATCGCCTGATCTGCGGGGGCTCCGGTGCTGGTACCGTCCCCGCAGGTCAGGCCAATTCGGCCGCGTCACCGAGAGGTTGGAACAGCATGCCGGACCCCGCCGCGCGCGATGCCGCCGAAGAAGCGTCGGCCTTCTCGCACCCGGCCGTCGCCCCGGACGCCTCCGCCGCGTACGGCGACCACCCGGACCAGGTGGTCGACTTCTACGCCCCGCGCGACGGCCGCACCCGGGCCCCGCTCGTCGTCGCCCTGCACGGCGGCGCGTGGCGGGCGCCGTACGACCGGCAGCATCTGACCCCGTTCGTGGACTTCCTGGCCCGCCGCGGCTTCGCCGTCGCCAGCGTCGAGTACCGGCGCGGCAGCGACATCCCCCGCCAGGGCGGTACGGCCCCGGTCGCCGGGCGCTGGCCGGAGACCTTCGACGACGTGGCCGCCGCGCTCGACGCCGTACCGGCGCTGGCCGCCGCACACCTGCCGCAGGCGGACACCGCCCGGATCGTCCTCACCGGCCACTCCGCCGGCGGGCACCTCGCCCTCTGGGCCGCGGCCCGCCATGTCCTGCCCGCCGGCTCCCCCTGGCGGCTGCCCGCCCCGCCCGCGCTGCGCGGGGTCGTCGCCCTCGCCCCGATCGCCCACTTCGAGCGGGCGGTGGAGCTCGGCGTGTGCGGCGGCGCGGTCACCGAACTCCTCGGCGGCGAGGCGGAGTACGCGCACCGGGCGGCCTTCGCGGACCCGGCCGTCCTCCTCCCGACGGGCATCGCGACCACGATCGTCCAGGGCCGCGAGGACGTCGTCGTCCCGCACACGGTCGCCGAGGCGTACGCGGAGGCGGCGGCGAAGGCCGGCGAGGAGGTCGGCTTCACGCTTCTCGAAGGCGTCGGCCACTTCCCGCTGATCGACCCGGCGGCGGACGCGTGCGCGGTGGTCTCTGAGGAGATCGCCCAGCTGGCCTGGTGACGGACACGTAGTCCTCAGGGGGGACGGCGGAGGATCCGCATCGAGCGGGACGACCGGGTCCCCCGCCGCCCGTACCGTGGAGCGCGTGACCGAGACACGGACCTCCGAGACGAGCCGCAGCCCCGAGCTCCACCTGGTGCAGGTGGCCATCGGCGGGCTGCGCCAAGAGCTCTTCCATGACGCCTTCGCCTACCGACCGCTGCCGCGCATGGACGTGAACAGCGGGCCGACCCGCTTCCTGCCGGAGCGGATACGCATCTTCGCGGGGTTGCTCCCGCACGCATTCGTCGCGTTCTGCGCCGTGATCGTCTTCGCTCTGGGATACGACCGGATCTACTACGCCTTCGGCGTGTCGGCGCTCGTGATCACCTGCCTGCCGGCCGCGATCGTGCTGCTCACCCTGGTCCGGCCGATCCTCGCCTTCTGGGCTTCGCTCGGTGCGGCCCCCTTCGTCGGGTACGTCGGCGGTTTCGACGGCGGCTGGCCCTGGACGGGGGCATGCCTCGTCGGCCATGTGGTGGTCCTCGGCGTGGTCGCCGCCCGCACCCGGCCCCGTACCGCTGTGTGGATGTGGCTCGTGACGGCCGCCTACTGCCTTTTCGCCGAGATGTTCCTCGGCATGGGCCGCAGCTCCGTCTCGGTCCCGCTGCTCTTCGTCTCGGCCCTCGTCCTGCTCACCGTCTCCATGATCCAGGTCCGCCGCCAGGCCGACCGCGAGGTCACCGCCCAGCAGACCGTCACCGCCCAGGAGATCTCCAAGCGGACCGTCCTCGAAGAGCGCACCACCATCGCCCGTGAGCTCCACGACGTCGTCGCCCACCACATGTCGGTGGTCGCCATCCAGGCGGAGGCCGCGCCCTACCGGGTCGATAACCCGCCGCCGGAGCTGGAGCAGGCCTTCCTCACCATCCGCGAGAACGCCGTCGCCGCGCTGACCGAGCTGCGCCGCATCCTCGGGGTCGTCCGCGCCGAGGACTACGAGGCCCCCGACGCCCCGCAGCCGACCCTCGGCGACCTCGACGCACTCGTCCGCAACGTCACCGAGGCCGGGCTCGACGTCGAGAAGACGGTGACCGGCGCGGTGCGCGAGCTGCCGCAGGGCGTGGAGCTCTCCGCGTACCGGATCGTCCAGGAGGCCCTGTCGAACGTCCTGCGCCACGCGCCCGGCGCGGCGGCGAAGGTCGAGGTCAGCTATGTCCTCGGGGGGCTCGGGCTGCGCGTCGCCAACGGGCCCGCGCGCGGTCTCGTGAAGCCCTCGCCCGGAGCCGGGCACGGCATCACCGGCATGCGGGAGCGGGTGACCATGCTGGGCGGCGAGATGACCGCCGAGGTCACGGCCGACGGCGGCTACGAGGTGGCGGCCTTCATCCCCGTGAGCCGTGAAGAGACCCGTGACGAGACCCGTGAGGAGGCCGGGGAATGAGCATCAAGGTGCTGATCGTCGACGACCAGATGATGGTCCGCGAGGGCTTCTCCGTCCTGCTCGGCGCGATGCCCGACATCGAGGTCGTCGGCGAGGCCGTCAACGGCCGGGAGGCGATCTCCCAGGTCGCCGCCCTCCGCCCGGACGTCGTCCTCATGGACATCCGGATGCCCGAGCTGAACGGCATCGACGCCACGCGGGAGATCGTCGCCGCCGACGAGGACGCGAAGGTCCTCGTCCTGACCACCTTCGACCTCGACGAGTACGTGTACCAGGCGCTGCGCGCCGGGGCCTCCGGCTTCCTCCTCAAGGACGCCTCGGCCCGGCAGCTCGCGGAGGGCGTGCGGGTCGTCGCGGCCGGCGAGGCGCTGCTCGCGCCGACCGTCACGAAGCGGCTGATCACCGAGTTCGCCAAGGCACCCGGCAGCTCCCCGCGCCCGCCGGCGATGGCGCAGATCGGGGAGCTGACGGAGCGGGAGACGGAGGTGCTCGTGCTCATCGCGCAGGGCCTGTCGAACGTCGAGATCGCCGAGCACCTCGTCGTCGCCGAGTCCACGATCAAGACGCACGTGAGCCGCATCCTGGTGAAGCTGGGGCTGCGCGACCGGACGCAGGCGGCGGTCTTCGCGTACGAGGCGGGTCTGGTGCGTGTCGGCGGCTGACGGCCCGTTCGGAGGTAGCGTCCGGTCATGAACGCCATGGACGCTGTTGATGTCGACGCCGTGTACGACCCCTGGTCCCCCGGGTTCGTCGCCGATCCGTACCCCGCCTACGCCCGGCTGCGCGCCGCCGGTCGCGCGCACTGGCACGGTCCCACCCGGCAGTGGCTGATCCCGCACTACGAGGACGTGTCGGCGCTCCTCCGAGACCGGCGGCTCGGCCGGACGTACACGCACCGGTTCACCCACGAGGAGTTCGGGCGGGAGGCGCCGGCCGCCGCGTACGAGCCCTTCCACACGCTCAACGACCACGGGCTGCTCGACCTGGAGGCGGCCGACCACGGCCGGATCCGGCGGCTCGTGTCGAAGGCGTTCACGCCGAGGACGGTGGAGAACCTGGCGCCGACGGTACGGCGGCTCGCCGCCGGGCTCGTCGGCGACCTGGTCGCGCAGGGCGGCGGCGATCTGCTCGCCTCGGTCGCCGAACCCCTCCCCGTCGCGGTGATCGCCGAGATGCTGGGCGTCCCGGAGGACGACGAGGAGCGGGGGCGGCTGCGGCCTTGGTCGGCGGCGATCTGCGGGATGTTCGAGCTGAACCCCTCGGAGGAGACGGCCCGGCGGGCGGTGACGGCCTCGATCGAGTTCTCGGACTACCTGCGGGAGCTGATCGCGCGGCGCCGGAAGAGCCCCGGGGACGACCTGATCTCGGGCCTCGTCGCGGTGGAGGGGCTGACGGAGCAGGAGATGATCTCCACCTGCGTCCTGCTCCTGAACGCGGGCCACGAGGCCACCGTGAACACCACGGTCAACGGCTGGTGGACGCTCTTCCGCAAGGGTGTCCGTCCGGATCCCGAAAAGTTGTCCACAGCTGTGGAGGAACTTCTGCGGTACGACACCCCGCTCCAGATGTTCGAGCGCTGGGTCCTCGACGACATCGAGGTCGGCGGCCAGGTCATCCCGCGCGGCTCCGAGGTCGCCCTCCTCTTCGGCTCCGCCAACCGCGACCCGGCCCGCTTCGGCCCGACGGCCGACGAGCTCGACCTCACCCGCGCCGACAACCCCCACATCACCTTCGGCGCGGGCATCCACTACTGCCTCGGCGCCCCGCTCGCCCGCCTCGAACTGGAGGCGGTCTTCGGCGAATTGCTGCGCCAGGCGCCGGGCCTGCGGCTCGCGGCGGAGCCCGTGTGGAAGCCGGGGTACGTGATCCGGGGCTTCGAGGAGCTGCTCGTGGAGGTGTGAGGCCTGCCGCCGTACGGGGCGGGGCCCGCCGTCAGTTCGTCTCCACGTCCCGGCGGCGCAGCCCCGCCAGGCCCATCGTGACCAGGGCCGCTGCCAGGGCGGTCAGGGTCAGGGCCGGGAGCCAGGCCGGGTCCTGCCCGGGGAGCTTCGGCAGGTGGCCGAAGGGGGAGAGGTCCAGGACCGCCTGCGGCAGGTCCAGCGCCGGGCCGATCCAGCCGAGGGCCAGGCAGACCCCGGCCGCGCCCCACGCGGCGGGCGCGGCCTTCGGGACGGCGCCCCAGAGGAGGACGGCGAGCCCGGCGAGGGTCCACACCGCCGGGAGCTGGACGAGCGAGGCGCCCAGGACCGGACCGAGGTCCCGCCCGTAGGAGAGGGCGAGGCCGAGGCCGGCGAGGACCAGGATCAGGGCCGAGCCGCCGAAGGCGATCACCAGGTGGCTGGCGGCCCAGCGGATCCGGCCGACCGCGTTCGCGAGGAGCGGTTCGGCGCGGCCGGAGGTCTCCTCGCCGTGCGCCCGCAGCACCGACCCGACGGCGAAGAGCGCGGCGATCATCCCGAAGAGGGAGACCATGGTGGCGAGGAAGGCGTTCGTCAGCCCGCTCTGCCCGCCCATCCGCTCGAAGATCTCGCGGGCCTGCGCGTTGTCGCCGACGATGTCGGCCGCGCCCTCGACCATCCCGCCGAAGACGAGCCCGCCGAGCAGGAAGCCGAGCGACCAGCCGAGGAGCGAGCCGCGCTGGAGCCGCCACGCGAGCGCCCCGGCCGAGGCCAGCCGTCCCTCCGCCGGGCCCGGCCGGGTCGCGAGGAAGCTCGCGCCGACGTCCCTGCGGCCGGTCAGCGCGTACGCCACCGCCGTCTGGACCAGGACGGCCGCGCCGATCAGGAGCAGCACCCACCAGCGTTCGCCGGCGAAGGCGCGGACGTTCTCGGCCCAGCCGAAGGGGGAGAGCCAGGTCAGGACGGAGTCCCCGGAGGCCGTACCGGCGTCGCCGGCCGCCCGCAGGACGAAGGCGAGACCGAGGACGGCCGCCGCCAGGCCCCTGGCGAGGCGGGCGCTCTCGGTGAGCTGCGCGGTGAGGGCGGCCAGGGTCGCGAAGACCATGCCGGTGCCGCCGACGGCGAGGCCGAGGGCGAGCGCCCCGGCCGCGCCCTGTCCGGCGAGCCCCGCCGTGACGATGAGGGCGACGGCGCCGTTGAGGGCGAGCGCGGCGAGGAGGGCGGCGGTGAGCGGGGCGCGGCGGCCGACCGCTCCGGCGGAGAGCATCTCCTGGCGGCCCGTCTCCTCCTCGTCGCGGGTGTGGCGGACGACGACCATCAGGCTTGCCACGGCGGCGAGGACGGCGGCGAACATGCCGAAGCGCCAGGCGACGAGCCCGCCGAGGGAGTCGCTGAAGACCGGCCCGTAGAACGAGCGCATCGAGCTGTTGGCGGTCATGGAGGCGGCGACCTCGGCGCGCTCGGCGGCCGTGCCGTACAGCCCCTCCATCGAGCCGGCGCCACTGGCGACGATGCCGCCGGTCACGACGGCCCAGAGCGGGATCATGAGCCGGTCGCGGCGCAGGGCGAGCCGGGTGAGGGTCCCGGTGCCGGTCACGCTGGTCATCGCAGGGCCCCCTCTTCCGCGTAGTGGCGGAGGAAGAGCTCCTCCAGCGTGGGCGGGGTGCTGGTCAGGCTCCGGACTCCCGACCCGGTCAGGGACCGCAGGACGGCGTCGAGCTTGTCGGTGTCGACCTGGAGCTTCACCCGGTGTCCCGTCACGGCCAGGTCGTGGACGCCGGGGAGGTGGGCGAGCCCGTTGGGCGGGGAGGCGAGGTCGGCCGTGACACTCGTACGGGTCAGGTGGCGCAGCTCCGCGAGCGAGCCGGACTCGACGATCCGGCCCTTGCGGACGATGCTGACCCGGTCGCAGAGGGTCTCCACCTCGCTGAGGATGTGCGAGGAGAGGAGCACCGTCCGGCCGCGCTCCCGCGCCTCGGTGACGCAGCTCTGGAAGACCTCCTCCATCAGCGGGTCGAGGCCGCTGGTCGGTTCGTCGAGGACGAGCAGGTCGACGTCGGAGGCGAAGGCGGCGACGAGGGCGACCTTCTGGCGGTTGCCCTTGGAGTAGGTGCGGCCCTTCTTGGTGGGGTCGAGCTCGAAGCGCTCGATCAGGTCGGCGCGCCGGGACCGGTCGAGGCCGCCGCCGCGCAGCCGCCCGAACAGGTCGATGACCTCGCCGCCGGAGAGGTTGCGCCAGAGCGTCACGTCGCCGGGGACGTACGCGATGCGGCGGTGCAGCGCGACGGCGTCCTGCCAGGGGTCCCGGCCGAGGACGGCGGCGGCGCCGGAGTCGGGGCGCAGCAGGCCGAGGAGGACGCGGATGGTGGTGGACTTCCCGGCGCCGTTGGGGCCGAGGAAGCCGTGGACCTCGCCGGCCTCGACGGCGAGGTCGAGACCGTCCAGCGCGTGGGTGCGCCCGAAGGACTTGTGGAGTCCGGCGACGCTGATTGCCTTCGTCATGCTTCTGAACGTACGATACTTTCACAAACTTGTGAAGTTAAGGAAGCGTATAAAGTCGGGGTGGTAAGACGAGCGAGGG
The sequence above is a segment of the Streptomyces sp. NBC_01255 genome. Coding sequences within it:
- a CDS encoding ABC transporter permease produces the protein MTSVTGTGTLTRLALRRDRLMIPLWAVVTGGIVASGAGSMEGLYGTAAERAEVAASMTANSSMRSFYGPVFSDSLGGLVAWRFGMFAAVLAAVASLMVVVRHTRDEEETGRQEMLSAGAVGRRAPLTAALLAALALNGAVALIVTAGLAGQGAAGALALGLAVGGTGMVFATLAALTAQLTESARLARGLAAAVLGLAFVLRAAGDAGTASGDSVLTWLSPFGWAENVRAFAGERWWVLLLIGAAVLVQTAVAYALTGRRDVGASFLATRPGPAEGRLASAGALAWRLQRGSLLGWSLGFLLGGLVFGGMVEGAADIVGDNAQAREIFERMGGQSGLTNAFLATMVSLFGMIAALFAVGSVLRAHGEETSGRAEPLLANAVGRIRWAASHLVIAFGGSALILVLAGLGLALSYGRDLGPVLGASLVQLPAVWTLAGLAVLLWGAVPKAAPAAWGAAGVCLALGWIGPALDLPQAVLDLSPFGHLPKLPGQDPAWLPALTLTALAAALVTMGLAGLRRRDVETN
- a CDS encoding response regulator transcription factor; its protein translation is MSIKVLIVDDQMMVREGFSVLLGAMPDIEVVGEAVNGREAISQVAALRPDVVLMDIRMPELNGIDATREIVAADEDAKVLVLTTFDLDEYVYQALRAGASGFLLKDASARQLAEGVRVVAAGEALLAPTVTKRLITEFAKAPGSSPRPPAMAQIGELTERETEVLVLIAQGLSNVEIAEHLVVAESTIKTHVSRILVKLGLRDRTQAAVFAYEAGLVRVGG
- a CDS encoding sensor histidine kinase gives rise to the protein MERVTETRTSETSRSPELHLVQVAIGGLRQELFHDAFAYRPLPRMDVNSGPTRFLPERIRIFAGLLPHAFVAFCAVIVFALGYDRIYYAFGVSALVITCLPAAIVLLTLVRPILAFWASLGAAPFVGYVGGFDGGWPWTGACLVGHVVVLGVVAARTRPRTAVWMWLVTAAYCLFAEMFLGMGRSSVSVPLLFVSALVLLTVSMIQVRRQADREVTAQQTVTAQEISKRTVLEERTTIARELHDVVAHHMSVVAIQAEAAPYRVDNPPPELEQAFLTIRENAVAALTELRRILGVVRAEDYEAPDAPQPTLGDLDALVRNVTEAGLDVEKTVTGAVRELPQGVELSAYRIVQEALSNVLRHAPGAAAKVEVSYVLGGLGLRVANGPARGLVKPSPGAGHGITGMRERVTMLGGEMTAEVTADGGYEVAAFIPVSREETRDETREEAGE
- a CDS encoding cytochrome P450, whose product is MDAVDVDAVYDPWSPGFVADPYPAYARLRAAGRAHWHGPTRQWLIPHYEDVSALLRDRRLGRTYTHRFTHEEFGREAPAAAYEPFHTLNDHGLLDLEAADHGRIRRLVSKAFTPRTVENLAPTVRRLAAGLVGDLVAQGGGDLLASVAEPLPVAVIAEMLGVPEDDEERGRLRPWSAAICGMFELNPSEETARRAVTASIEFSDYLRELIARRRKSPGDDLISGLVAVEGLTEQEMISTCVLLLNAGHEATVNTTVNGWWTLFRKGVRPDPEKLSTAVEELLRYDTPLQMFERWVLDDIEVGGQVIPRGSEVALLFGSANRDPARFGPTADELDLTRADNPHITFGAGIHYCLGAPLARLELEAVFGELLRQAPGLRLAAEPVWKPGYVIRGFEELLVEV
- a CDS encoding ABC transporter ATP-binding protein; amino-acid sequence: MTKAISVAGLHKSFGRTHALDGLDLAVEAGEVHGFLGPNGAGKSTTIRVLLGLLRPDSGAAAVLGRDPWQDAVALHRRIAYVPGDVTLWRNLSGGEVIDLFGRLRGGGLDRSRRADLIERFELDPTKKGRTYSKGNRQKVALVAAFASDVDLLVLDEPTSGLDPLMEEVFQSCVTEARERGRTVLLSSHILSEVETLCDRVSIVRKGRIVESGSLAELRHLTRTSVTADLASPPNGLAHLPGVHDLAVTGHRVKLQVDTDKLDAVLRSLTGSGVRSLTSTPPTLEELFLRHYAEEGALR